A region from the Pseudomonas cucumis genome encodes:
- a CDS encoding polysaccharide deacetylase family protein, with protein MRIVFLFSALLLSFGAMAAPGDVATLDRSTWPEQLSSPTLFDVASRAEILMFARVLLASESLDEASLAQRLGLRTLNLESVNQLRQRMWQRLLTNYNFAQQSCDQDASFCFLVEDMATLREQAAKFQVSDDSYYIKWAEPSRLFHAQYLDEQLRKAALFPQTSSEVDRFGDYERNGDAMNDRLFLLTFDSAANATPDNTAWVTEYLRKSNMSATFFVLGKDIQARLAERSVASLQGTYSQQCVGVQGWEFRSHSHWQDWQDSVRRSVELVKGKLPENYVPLFRPPDGQRRSDGEGFFKSQGLQVALWDIDAQDGAGKLKGSQSAQRVLTLMLLWRHGVINFNVKQDALKTAMPWLITQTAPSGIGWADCQDAFR; from the coding sequence TTGCGTATCGTTTTTCTATTCTCGGCCTTGCTCTTGAGCTTTGGCGCCATGGCGGCGCCGGGCGATGTGGCGACGCTTGATCGCAGCACCTGGCCTGAGCAGCTCAGCAGCCCGACGCTGTTTGACGTCGCATCGCGGGCCGAAATCCTTATGTTTGCCCGCGTTCTGCTGGCCAGCGAATCGCTGGATGAAGCGAGCCTGGCTCAACGCCTGGGCCTGCGCACCCTCAATCTGGAGTCGGTCAACCAGCTGCGCCAGCGCATGTGGCAGCGTTTGCTGACTAATTACAACTTCGCCCAGCAGAGTTGTGATCAGGATGCCTCCTTCTGTTTTCTGGTCGAGGACATGGCCACCTTGCGAGAGCAAGCGGCCAAGTTTCAGGTGAGCGACGACAGCTATTACATCAAGTGGGCCGAGCCGAGCCGGTTGTTCCACGCCCAGTACCTGGATGAGCAGTTGCGCAAGGCGGCGCTGTTTCCGCAGACGAGCAGCGAAGTCGATCGTTTTGGCGACTATGAGCGCAATGGCGATGCCATGAATGACCGGCTGTTCCTGCTGACCTTCGACAGCGCCGCCAATGCCACGCCAGATAACACCGCCTGGGTCACCGAGTACCTGCGCAAGTCGAACATGAGCGCTACGTTCTTCGTCCTCGGCAAGGACATTCAGGCCCGTCTGGCCGAGCGCTCGGTAGCGAGCCTGCAAGGGACTTATTCGCAGCAATGCGTTGGCGTGCAAGGCTGGGAATTTCGCTCCCACAGCCACTGGCAGGACTGGCAGGACTCGGTGCGACGCAGCGTCGAGCTGGTCAAAGGCAAACTGCCGGAGAATTACGTGCCGCTGTTTCGCCCGCCCGATGGTCAACGTCGATCCGATGGCGAGGGCTTCTTCAAGTCTCAGGGCTTGCAGGTGGCATTGTGGGATATCGATGCCCAGGACGGTGCCGGCAAGCTCAAGGGCAGCCAGAGCGCGCAACGGGTGTTAACCCTGATGCTGCTGTGGCGGCATGGGGTGATCAATTTCAATGTGAAGCAGGATGCGCTGAAAACGGCGATGCCTTGGCTCATTACGCAAACGGCGCCAAGCGGGATCGGTTGGGCAGACTGTCAGGACGCGTTTCGCTGA
- a CDS encoding alginate export family protein, producing MKLNPFVKAGIGLTFALLWSCPTLAALTEDKNFGLEVKVTGQSEDDRDLGTASGGDVSGVGLDLRPWVYGESGAWSAYAMGQAVTSTDIIETDTLQQSDSDGTQTTDNGDRKTKKNYLAMREFWVGYSGLTPYPGEILKLGRQRLRNDDGQWRDTNIEALNWTFDTTLLRANAGVAERFSEYRTDLKELAPKDKDRLHVFGDVAGQWSPGNWVGIRGHHTHDDGKLDYPEPGVAGDSLDKKQNGDISWLGLTADSDAYNWRNTNTVNYWGSITGMSGDTDTVNPLNADGTRPTEAKRGEDLNGWATDIGLRLRLDPQWQVGAAYARASAEYEQTGLESNRSNYTGTRSRVHRFGEAFRGEMNNMQTATLFGSWMLNDEYDASLIYHKFWRVDGNKPVGSNGINAVENNTDDVTGAILSSTSLPLEDGNKDLGQEMDLVVTKYFKQGLLPASLSQSIDEPSALVRFRGGVFKPGDAYGKGVDSYMHRAFVDVVWRF from the coding sequence ATGAAGCTCAATCCATTCGTGAAGGCCGGTATTGGCCTGACATTCGCCCTGCTGTGGTCGTGCCCGACCCTGGCGGCCCTGACCGAAGACAAGAACTTCGGCCTCGAAGTCAAAGTTACCGGCCAGTCCGAAGACGACCGAGACCTGGGCACTGCCAGTGGCGGCGACGTTTCCGGTGTCGGCCTGGACCTGCGTCCATGGGTATATGGCGAAAGCGGCGCGTGGAGCGCTTACGCCATGGGCCAGGCCGTGACGTCCACCGACATCATCGAAACGGACACCCTGCAACAGTCCGACAGCGACGGTACCCAGACCACCGACAACGGTGATCGCAAAACCAAGAAGAACTACCTGGCGATGCGCGAGTTCTGGGTCGGCTACAGCGGCCTCACGCCCTACCCTGGCGAGATCCTCAAGCTCGGTCGCCAACGCCTGCGCAACGACGACGGCCAATGGCGCGACACCAACATCGAAGCCCTGAACTGGACCTTCGACACCACCCTGTTGCGCGCCAACGCCGGTGTCGCCGAACGCTTCAGCGAATACCGCACCGACCTGAAAGAACTGGCGCCCAAGGACAAGGATCGCCTGCACGTTTTCGGCGACGTTGCCGGCCAATGGTCGCCGGGTAACTGGGTCGGCATTCGCGGTCATCACACCCACGATGACGGCAAGCTCGACTACCCGGAGCCGGGCGTGGCCGGCGATTCGCTGGATAAAAAACAGAACGGTGACATCAGCTGGCTCGGCCTCACCGCCGACAGCGACGCCTACAACTGGCGCAACACCAACACCGTCAACTACTGGGGCAGCATCACCGGCATGAGCGGCGACACCGACACGGTCAACCCGCTGAACGCCGATGGCACGCGTCCGACCGAAGCCAAACGCGGTGAAGACCTCAATGGCTGGGCCACCGATATCGGCCTGCGTTTACGCCTTGATCCGCAGTGGCAAGTCGGTGCGGCGTATGCCCGTGCCAGCGCCGAGTACGAACAGACCGGCCTGGAAAGCAATCGCTCGAACTACACCGGCACACGCTCGCGGGTTCACCGTTTCGGCGAAGCCTTCCGTGGCGAAATGAACAACATGCAGACCGCTACCTTGTTCGGCTCGTGGATGCTGAACGACGAATACGACGCCAGCCTGATCTACCACAAGTTCTGGCGCGTCGACGGCAACAAGCCGGTGGGCAGCAATGGCATCAACGCCGTCGAAAACAACACCGACGACGTGACCGGCGCGATCCTCTCCAGCACCTCCCTGCCGCTGGAAGATGGCAACAAAGACCTCGGTCAGGAAATGGACCTGGTGGTCACCAAGTACTTCAAGCAAGGCCTGCTGCCTGCGTCGTTGAGTCAGTCGATCGATGAGCCTTCGGCACTGGTACGGTTCCGTGGCGGTGTGTTCAAGCCAGGCGATGCGTATGGCAAAGGAGTCGACTCGTACATGCACCGCGCGTTTGTCGACGTGGTCTGGCGCTTCTGA
- the algG gene encoding mannuronan 5-epimerase AlgG translates to MNSAKKGSISLLAGALLLASAAAFATVEPAKPVQAGKPTTMAKGLQQAKTYTVSSAPTAPLDLAEPKLPDTSGYTAEAIAAKIVRTKPGKISVRRMMQENALKDFIGGDNKMAEWVVRQHGIPQAIFVDDGYMNLKDLAKKLPKQYFSETSPGVFLAKLPIVVGNKGILEIDKQTQELRLSQEAGSFLVNDGQLFVRDTKITGWSEKANGPAAFKSPKEFRPFLLSWGGTETYIANSKIASFGYANSKSYGVSISQYTPNMAKVLKRPEPTGWIVGSEFADMWYGFYCYETRDFVVKGNTYKDNIVYGIDPHDRSHGLIIADNTVFGTKKKHGIIISREVNDSFIFNNRSYDNKLSGLVIDRNSVNNLIAYNEIYKNHTDGITLYESADNLLWGNKVISNRRHGIRIRNSVNIRLYENVSMANGLTGVYGHIKDLSDTDRDIKLDPFDAQVSLIVVGGELAANGSGPLSIDSPLSVELYRVSMLAPTKSIGISFSGILGERQDEILDLLVRQQKAVLIDPVERQTEMRD, encoded by the coding sequence ATGAACAGCGCCAAGAAAGGCTCGATCAGCCTGCTGGCCGGCGCGCTGCTGCTCGCCAGCGCAGCCGCCTTCGCCACCGTCGAACCGGCCAAGCCTGTGCAAGCGGGAAAACCGACGACCATGGCCAAGGGGCTGCAACAGGCCAAGACCTACACCGTCAGCAGCGCGCCAACCGCGCCGCTGGACCTGGCCGAGCCGAAACTGCCGGACACCTCTGGCTACACCGCCGAAGCCATCGCCGCGAAAATCGTGCGTACCAAACCCGGCAAGATCAGCGTGCGCCGGATGATGCAGGAAAACGCCCTGAAGGACTTCATCGGCGGCGACAACAAGATGGCCGAGTGGGTGGTGCGTCAGCATGGCATCCCGCAGGCGATCTTCGTCGACGACGGCTACATGAACCTCAAGGACCTGGCGAAGAAGCTGCCCAAGCAGTACTTCAGCGAAACCTCGCCGGGAGTGTTCCTGGCGAAGTTGCCGATCGTGGTGGGTAACAAGGGCATTCTGGAAATCGACAAGCAGACCCAGGAATTGCGCCTGTCCCAAGAGGCCGGTTCGTTCCTGGTCAACGACGGCCAGCTGTTCGTGCGTGATACCAAAATCACTGGCTGGAGCGAGAAGGCAAACGGCCCGGCGGCCTTCAAGTCGCCCAAGGAGTTCCGTCCGTTCCTGCTGTCCTGGGGTGGCACCGAGACCTACATTGCCAACAGCAAGATTGCCAGTTTCGGTTACGCCAACAGTAAGTCCTACGGGGTGAGTATTTCCCAATACACGCCGAACATGGCCAAGGTGCTCAAGCGCCCTGAACCGACCGGCTGGATCGTCGGCTCCGAGTTCGCGGACATGTGGTACGGCTTCTACTGCTACGAAACCCGCGACTTCGTGGTCAAGGGCAACACCTACAAAGACAACATCGTCTACGGCATCGACCCCCATGACCGTTCCCACGGTCTGATCATCGCCGACAACACGGTGTTCGGAACCAAGAAGAAGCACGGGATCATTATTTCCCGTGAGGTCAACGACAGCTTCATCTTCAACAACCGCAGCTACGACAACAAGTTGTCGGGCCTGGTGATCGACCGTAACAGTGTGAACAACCTGATCGCCTACAACGAGATCTACAAGAACCACACCGACGGCATCACTCTCTACGAGAGTGCCGACAACCTGTTGTGGGGCAACAAGGTGATCAGCAACCGACGCCACGGCATCCGTATCCGTAACAGCGTGAACATTCGCCTGTACGAAAACGTTTCGATGGCCAACGGCCTGACCGGTGTCTACGGGCACATCAAAGACCTGAGCGACACCGACCGGGACATCAAGCTCGACCCGTTCGACGCCCAGGTGTCGCTGATCGTGGTAGGCGGTGAACTGGCCGCCAATGGCAGCGGACCGCTGTCCATCGACTCGCCGCTGAGCGTGGAGTTGTATCGCGTGTCGATGCTCGCACCGACCAAATCCATCGGCATCAGCTTCTCGGGGATTCTCGGCGAGCGCCAGGATGAAATTCTCGACCTGCTGGTGCGCCAGCAGAAAGCCGTGCTGATCGACCCTGTCGAACGCCAGACCGAAATGCGGGACTGA
- a CDS encoding nucleotide sugar dehydrogenase translates to MRISIFGLGYVGAVCAGCLSARGHDVVGVDVAKDKIDMINAGKSPIVEPGLGELLKKGIETGKLRGTTNFAEAIRDTDLSMICVGTPSKKNGDLELNYIEAVCREIGFVLRDKTTRHTIVVRSTVLPGTVANVVIPILEDCSGKKAGVDFGVAVNPEFLRESTAIADYDLPPMTVIGEFDKASGDVLQSLYEELDAPIIRKDIAVAEMIKYTCNVWHATKVTFANEIGNIAKAVGVDGREVMEVVCQDKTLNLSQYYMRPGFAFGGSCLPKDVRALTYRAGSLDVEAPLLNSLMRSNESQVQNAFDIVSSHDKRKVALLGLSFKAGTDDLRESPLVDLAEMLIGKGYDLSIYDSNVEYARVHGANKDYIESKIPHVSSLLNSDFDDVIANSDVIILGNRDEKFRALALEAPHGKQVVDLVGFMSKATSVSGRTEGICW, encoded by the coding sequence ATGCGCATCAGCATATTTGGTTTGGGTTACGTCGGCGCAGTATGTGCCGGTTGCCTGTCTGCACGGGGCCATGACGTCGTTGGCGTCGATGTTGCCAAAGACAAAATCGATATGATCAACGCTGGCAAATCGCCGATCGTTGAACCGGGTCTGGGCGAACTTCTGAAGAAGGGTATCGAAACGGGCAAATTGCGCGGCACGACCAACTTCGCAGAGGCGATTCGCGACACCGACCTGTCGATGATCTGCGTCGGTACGCCGAGCAAGAAGAACGGCGATCTGGAACTGAACTACATCGAAGCCGTGTGCCGCGAGATCGGTTTCGTCCTGCGTGACAAGACCACCCGCCACACCATCGTGGTTCGCAGCACCGTCCTGCCGGGCACTGTCGCAAACGTTGTCATCCCGATCCTCGAAGACTGCTCCGGCAAGAAAGCCGGTGTCGATTTCGGCGTTGCAGTGAACCCTGAGTTCCTGCGTGAAAGCACCGCGATCGCCGATTACGACCTGCCGCCAATGACCGTTATCGGCGAGTTCGACAAGGCCTCGGGCGACGTTCTGCAGTCGCTGTACGAAGAGCTCGACGCGCCGATCATCCGCAAGGACATCGCCGTTGCCGAGATGATCAAGTACACCTGCAACGTGTGGCACGCCACCAAGGTGACCTTCGCCAACGAGATCGGCAACATCGCCAAAGCCGTCGGTGTCGACGGTCGTGAAGTGATGGAAGTGGTCTGCCAGGACAAGACTCTGAACCTGTCCCAGTACTACATGCGCCCAGGCTTTGCTTTCGGCGGCTCTTGCCTGCCAAAAGACGTCCGCGCCCTGACCTACCGCGCCGGTTCCCTGGACGTGGAAGCACCGCTGCTCAACTCGCTGATGCGCAGTAACGAGTCCCAGGTGCAGAACGCGTTCGACATCGTCTCCAGCCACGACAAACGCAAAGTCGCCCTGCTGGGTCTGAGCTTCAAGGCCGGTACCGACGACCTGCGCGAAAGCCCACTGGTTGATCTGGCGGAAATGCTGATCGGCAAGGGTTACGACCTGAGCATCTACGACAGCAACGTCGAGTACGCCCGTGTCCACGGTGCGAACAAGGATTACATCGAGTCGAAGATCCCTCACGTCTCGTCCTTGCTCAATTCCGACTTCGACGATGTGATCGCAAACTCCGACGTGATCATCCTCGGCAACCGTGACGAGAAATTCCGCGCTCTGGCGCTGGAAGCTCCACACGGCAAGCAAGTGGTCGACCTGGTTGGCTTCATGTCCAAAGCCACCAGCGTAAGTGGCCGGACTGAAGGCATCTGCTGGTAA
- the algK gene encoding alginate biosynthesis TPR repeat lipoprotein AlgK — translation MPHHRSHSGYVLCSLALAISLAGCAGLPDQRLANEALKRGDTTLAAQNYQQLADLGYSEAQVGLADLQVDSRDPAQIKKAEATYRAAASVSPRAQARLGRLLVAKPGATEAEHHEAEALLKKASANGEGNTLIPLAMLYLQYPHSFPNVNAQQQISQWRTEGKPEAGLAQVLLYRTQGTYDQHLDDVEKICKAALNTTDICYVELATVYQKHGQPEQQAELIKQMQAAQSRGVVSAQRVDSVARVLGDASLGKTDEKTAQSLLEGIAPGYPASWVSLAQLLYDFPELGDVDTMMKYLDNGRAADQPRAELLLGKLYFEGKMVPADAKVAEEHFKKAVGREVAADYYLGQIYRRGYLGKVYPQKALDHLLTAARNGQNSADFAIAQLFSQGKGTRPDPVNAYVFSQLAKAQNTPQANELAQTIEAQLPPDRLAEAQRLLKQEQAIRSAVSPDTLELHALQEEDGEESL, via the coding sequence ATGCCGCACCACCGCTCCCACAGTGGTTATGTGCTGTGCTCGCTGGCCTTGGCCATCAGCCTGGCCGGTTGCGCCGGCCTGCCCGACCAGCGTCTGGCCAATGAAGCCCTCAAGCGTGGCGACACCACGCTGGCGGCGCAGAACTACCAGCAACTGGCAGACCTGGGTTACAGCGAAGCTCAGGTCGGCCTGGCCGATCTGCAGGTCGACAGCCGTGACCCGGCGCAAATCAAAAAGGCCGAGGCGACTTACCGCGCCGCGGCCAGCGTCTCGCCGCGGGCTCAGGCTCGCCTGGGTCGCCTGCTGGTGGCCAAACCCGGCGCCACCGAAGCCGAACACCACGAAGCCGAAGCGCTGTTGAAGAAAGCCTCGGCCAATGGCGAAGGCAACACCCTGATCCCGCTGGCGATGCTGTACCTGCAATACCCGCACAGTTTCCCGAACGTCAACGCACAGCAGCAGATCAGCCAATGGCGCACCGAAGGCAAACCGGAAGCCGGTCTGGCGCAAGTACTGCTCTATCGCACCCAGGGCACTTACGACCAGCATCTGGATGATGTGGAAAAGATCTGCAAAGCGGCGTTGAACACCACCGACATCTGCTACGTCGAACTGGCCACGGTCTATCAGAAACACGGCCAGCCAGAACAACAGGCCGAACTGATCAAGCAGATGCAGGCCGCTCAAAGCCGTGGCGTCGTCTCTGCGCAACGGGTGGACAGCGTGGCCCGCGTGCTGGGTGATGCAAGCCTGGGCAAGACCGATGAGAAAACCGCTCAGTCGCTGCTCGAAGGCATCGCCCCTGGCTACCCGGCGTCCTGGGTCAGCCTGGCGCAACTGCTCTACGACTTCCCTGAACTGGGCGACGTCGACACCATGATGAAGTACCTGGACAACGGCCGCGCCGCCGACCAGCCGCGTGCCGAACTGCTGCTGGGCAAGCTCTACTTTGAAGGAAAAATGGTGCCGGCCGACGCCAAGGTCGCCGAAGAGCACTTCAAGAAAGCCGTCGGCCGGGAAGTCGCCGCCGATTACTACCTCGGCCAGATTTACCGTCGTGGTTACCTGGGCAAGGTCTATCCGCAGAAAGCCCTGGATCACCTGCTGACCGCTGCGCGCAATGGCCAGAACAGCGCCGACTTCGCCATTGCCCAACTGTTCTCCCAAGGCAAGGGCACCCGGCCCGACCCGGTCAACGCTTATGTCTTCAGCCAATTGGCGAAGGCTCAGAACACCCCACAAGCCAATGAGCTTGCGCAAACCATCGAAGCGCAACTGCCGCCTGACCGGCTGGCCGAGGCCCAACGCCTGTTGAAACAAGAACAGGCCATTCGTAGTGCCGTGAGTCCGGACACGCTGGAACTGCACGCTCTGCAAGAAGAAGACGGCGAGGAATCCCTATGA
- the yaaA gene encoding peroxide stress protein YaaA has product MLMVISPAKTLDYETPPATQRFTQPQYLDHSQELILQLRDLTPAQISELMHVSDKIGGLNAARFGSWTPAFTPANAKQALLAFKGDVYTGLNAQTFSEADFDYAQQHLRMLSGLYGLLRPLDLMQPYRLEMGTKLANARGKDLYAFWGTRISEWLNEALADQGDDVLLNLASNEYFSAVKRSALNARIINTEFKDLKNGQYKIISFYAKKARGMMSRFVIEERINDPVALKQFDVQGYRYSAEQSKPDNLVFLRDHAPE; this is encoded by the coding sequence ATGCTGATGGTGATTTCCCCCGCCAAGACCCTCGATTACGAAACACCGCCGGCGACCCAACGCTTCACTCAGCCGCAATACCTCGATCATTCCCAGGAGCTGATCCTGCAACTGCGCGATCTGACGCCGGCGCAGATCAGCGAGCTGATGCACGTCTCCGACAAAATCGGCGGCCTCAATGCCGCGCGTTTCGGCAGCTGGACCCCGGCCTTCACCCCGGCCAACGCCAAGCAGGCCTTGCTGGCATTCAAGGGCGATGTGTACACCGGCCTGAATGCACAAACCTTCAGCGAAGCCGACTTCGATTACGCCCAACAACACTTGCGCATGCTCTCCGGCCTGTACGGCCTGCTGCGCCCTCTGGACCTGATGCAGCCCTATCGGCTGGAGATGGGCACCAAACTGGCCAATGCCCGTGGCAAGGACTTGTACGCCTTCTGGGGGACGCGGATCAGCGAATGGCTGAACGAAGCCTTGGCCGATCAAGGCGATGACGTGCTGCTGAACCTGGCCTCCAACGAGTACTTCTCGGCGGTCAAACGCAGTGCCTTGAACGCGCGCATCATCAATACCGAGTTCAAGGATCTGAAGAACGGCCAGTACAAAATCATCAGTTTCTACGCGAAAAAGGCTCGCGGAATGATGAGTCGCTTCGTCATCGAAGAACGCATCAATGATCCGGTCGCCCTCAAGCAGTTCGACGTCCAGGGTTATCGCTACAGCGCCGAACAGTCTAAACCGGACAATCTGGTGTTTCTGCGCGATCACGCACCAGAGTAA
- the alg8 gene encoding mannuronan synthase, whose translation MHRLKHGLLQAAGWLFYLSLLMGIAMALPASTFDSESKDFIFLIGIVGIWRYSMGATHFLRGMLFLYVVYPHLRRKVRKLGKAADPSHVFLMVTSFRIDALTTAQVYSSVIREAIDCELPTTVVCSIVEMSDELLVKSLWKRMNPPPRVKLDFVRIPGTGKRDGLAYGFRAISRHLPDDRAVVAVIDGDTVLAEGVVLKTVPWFQLFGNVGGLTTNEFCEVRGGYIMSEWHKLRFAQRHINMCSMALSKRVLTMTGRMSVFRATVVTNPDFIADVESDSLQHWRLGRFKFLTGDDKSSWFSLMRLGYDTFYVPDAAIHTVEHPPEKSFIKASRKLMFRWYGNNLRQNSRALGLGMKRLGLFTSVVLFDQRVSMWTSLLGLTVAILATFKYGSAFILVYLLWIGITRLILTVLLSCSGHRIGPAYPAILYYNQIVGALVKIYVFFRLDQQSWTRQPTSLTRDLASFQRWFNTWSSRTMTFSAGSIFVAVLLMMV comes from the coding sequence ATGCACAGGCTAAAGCACGGCCTACTTCAGGCCGCCGGTTGGCTGTTTTACCTAAGTTTACTGATGGGCATCGCCATGGCGCTGCCTGCGTCCACGTTCGACTCCGAGTCGAAGGACTTCATCTTCCTGATCGGTATCGTCGGTATCTGGCGCTACTCGATGGGTGCCACGCACTTTCTGCGCGGCATGCTGTTTCTGTACGTGGTCTACCCGCACCTGCGGCGCAAAGTGCGCAAGCTGGGCAAAGCGGCAGACCCGTCCCATGTATTTCTGATGGTCACGAGCTTTCGTATCGACGCGCTGACCACCGCTCAGGTCTACAGCTCGGTAATCCGCGAGGCCATCGACTGCGAACTGCCGACCACCGTGGTCTGCTCCATCGTGGAAATGTCCGATGAGCTGCTGGTCAAGAGCCTCTGGAAACGCATGAACCCACCGCCACGGGTCAAGCTCGACTTCGTGCGCATTCCCGGCACCGGCAAACGCGATGGCCTGGCCTACGGTTTCCGCGCCATCTCACGCCACCTGCCGGACGACCGCGCCGTGGTTGCCGTGATCGATGGCGACACCGTATTGGCCGAAGGCGTTGTGCTCAAGACCGTGCCGTGGTTCCAGCTGTTCGGCAATGTCGGCGGCCTGACCACCAACGAGTTCTGTGAAGTGCGCGGCGGCTACATCATGAGCGAATGGCACAAACTGCGATTCGCCCAGCGCCACATCAACATGTGCTCCATGGCCCTGTCCAAGCGCGTGTTGACCATGACCGGCCGGATGTCGGTATTCCGCGCCACCGTGGTCACCAACCCGGACTTCATCGCCGATGTGGAAAGCGACTCGCTGCAACACTGGCGCCTGGGCCGCTTCAAGTTCCTCACCGGTGACGACAAGTCGAGCTGGTTCAGCCTGATGCGCCTGGGCTATGACACTTTCTACGTGCCGGATGCCGCGATCCATACCGTGGAGCACCCGCCCGAGAAGAGCTTCATCAAGGCCAGCCGCAAACTGATGTTCCGCTGGTACGGCAACAACCTGCGGCAGAACTCTCGCGCCCTGGGTTTGGGGATGAAACGTCTCGGCCTGTTCACTTCGGTGGTGCTGTTCGATCAGCGTGTATCGATGTGGACATCCTTGCTGGGCCTGACCGTGGCAATCCTCGCCACCTTCAAGTATGGCAGCGCGTTCATCCTGGTTTACCTGCTGTGGATCGGCATCACCCGCCTGATCCTGACCGTGCTGCTGTCCTGCTCCGGTCACCGGATCGGCCCGGCTTACCCGGCGATTCTCTATTACAACCAGATCGTCGGCGCGCTGGTGAAAATCTACGTGTTCTTCCGCCTCGATCAACAGTCCTGGACTCGCCAGCCAACTTCTCTGACCCGTGATCTCGCCAGCTTTCAACGTTGGTTCAACACTTGGTCGTCTCGGACCATGACCTTCTCCGCCGGCAGCATTTTTGTCGCCGTGCTGCTGATGATGGTCTGA
- a CDS encoding alginate biosynthesis protein Alg44 produces MNTAVNSNVVHESEAQRQHARVKIPAKLRFFGPDRTPVEARVIDLSAGGLAFNAGQLPLKVGDVHKARLQFVIDNLGLAMDVELQIRSVDRQTGRIGCQFQNLEPRDISTLRHLITSHLAGDIVSVGEMLATLQRDNFTKARKVKDGGHGMTPLGRLKAVTFSAGIFVIGLVAFGFIFKSVYGMYFVSHAQAGLVSVQGMNITMPRDGTVQSLIKADGVAAKGAPLATFSTSMLDVLKGHLDEGQLQPSKVEELFGKQMTGTLTSPCDCTVAQQLVANGQYASKGDVIFQLVPRNTEANVEARFSYRQFSDVRPGTTVSFQIAGEDQTRTGKIVSSTSLKSADLSSDIRVQIKPDEPLDSAFAGRPVEVNSTRGPNLNWLINKAMAAGL; encoded by the coding sequence ATGAATACCGCCGTCAACTCCAACGTAGTGCACGAATCCGAAGCCCAGCGCCAACACGCTCGCGTGAAAATCCCGGCCAAGCTGCGTTTCTTCGGTCCAGACCGGACTCCGGTTGAAGCCCGGGTCATCGACCTTTCCGCTGGCGGCCTGGCGTTCAACGCCGGTCAGCTGCCGTTGAAGGTCGGCGATGTGCACAAGGCCCGCCTGCAATTCGTCATCGATAACCTCGGCCTTGCCATGGACGTGGAATTGCAAATCCGCTCCGTCGATCGCCAGACCGGTCGTATCGGTTGCCAGTTCCAGAACCTGGAACCCCGTGACATTTCCACCCTGCGCCACCTGATCACTTCGCACTTGGCCGGCGACATCGTCAGTGTCGGTGAAATGCTGGCGACCCTGCAGCGCGACAACTTCACCAAGGCGCGCAAGGTCAAGGATGGCGGTCACGGCATGACCCCGCTCGGCCGTCTGAAAGCGGTGACCTTCAGCGCCGGTATTTTCGTGATCGGCCTGGTGGCGTTCGGTTTCATCTTCAAATCGGTGTATGGCATGTACTTCGTCAGCCACGCCCAGGCCGGTCTGGTCAGCGTGCAGGGCATGAACATCACCATGCCGCGCGACGGCACCGTGCAGAGCCTGATCAAGGCTGACGGCGTTGCCGCCAAAGGCGCCCCACTGGCGACTTTCAGCACCAGCATGCTCGACGTGCTCAAGGGCCATCTGGACGAAGGTCAACTGCAACCGTCCAAGGTTGAAGAACTGTTCGGCAAGCAAATGACCGGCACCCTGACGTCGCCGTGCGATTGCACCGTGGCTCAGCAATTGGTGGCTAACGGTCAGTACGCCAGCAAAGGCGACGTGATCTTCCAACTGGTGCCGCGCAATACCGAAGCCAACGTTGAAGCACGCTTCTCTTATCGCCAGTTCAGCGATGTGCGTCCAGGCACCACGGTCAGCTTCCAGATCGCCGGTGAAGACCAAACCCGTACCGGCAAGATTGTCAGCAGCACCAGCCTGAAAAGCGCCGACCTGTCGTCCGATATCCGCGTGCAGATCAAACCTGACGAGCCACTGGACAGCGCCTTCGCCGGTCGCCCGGTGGAAGTGAACAGCACTCGTGGCCCGAACCTGAACTGGCTGATCAACAAAGCCATGGCCGCCGGTCTTTAA